The sequence TGTTGGACACCGGACGGTCCTCGATTACGAGTACGACGGCGGCGTCGGTATCATTGTCTTTCAGATAGGACTGGAACTCTTCGTACGCTTTCGCGCTGATCGGGCAGGTCGTGCTGTGCTTGAACAGCAGCTTCTTTCCGGGCTTTGCAATATACTGCTCCAGCTCATCGGCGGAGTGGAGTTGCTGAATGGACATGAGATCACCTTCCTTAATATAGTTGCTAATCAACAGTAATTGTACCTCAGATTGTAACATGTTTCAAAATTAAAGCAATCGGTGTTACAGCCTCAAGACAGCGGTAATATGCCTTGGTGCTGCATGGTAATCGCCCATTCAGAGCTTCTTGTAATAAAACATCGTCTCATGCAGTTCCCCATCCGCCGACCGGGCATAATCCGGAATTCTGCCGGCTTCCACGTAACCGAGCGATTGATACAGCAGATTGGACGGATCGCCTGCGCGGGTATCAAGTACAAGCAGCGTTCGGTCTTCCGCTTCCATGTACGCTTCGGCCGTTTCCATCAATAGGCGGGCAATGCCCCGGCGGCGGCGCTGCGGATGAACCATCAGCTTGGCGATTTCCGCGCGGTGCAGTCCGTTCGGCTTCAGGGCAAGA is a genomic window of Paenibacillus durus ATCC 35681 containing:
- a CDS encoding GNAT family N-acetyltransferase; the encoded protein is MTTGIRIEQVGAIDEGLERELAGLLTVVVEDRASVGFLPPLAEAEAAQYWRGVPGEGVILWVAWDEGRIAGSVQLHLALKPNGLHRAEIAKLMVHPQRRRRGIARLLMETAEAYMEAEDRTLLVLDTRAGDPSNLLYQSLGYVEAGRIPDYARSADGELHETMFYYKKL
- the ytxJ gene encoding bacillithiol system redox-active protein YtxJ yields the protein MSIQQLHSADELEQYIAKPGKKLLFKHSTTCPISAKAYEEFQSYLKDNDTDAAVVLVIEDRPVSNKIAEDFGIKHESPQIFLLEDGEVRWNTSHWKITQSSIKEAVSQ